In one window of Vallitalea okinawensis DNA:
- a CDS encoding nicotinate phosphoribosyltransferase codes for MLPNDLTLLTDLYQLTMMQGYYKAEKANREVVFDLFYRTNPSEGSYAIMAGLEQVIEYIENLRFSDEQLDYLRSLNIFDEDFIYYLKEFRFTGDIYAIEEGSVIFPKEPLIRVKAPLLEAQFIETTLLNIINHQSLIATKSSRVCWAAKGDGVLEFGLRRAQGPDAGLYGARAAVIGGCTGTSNVLAGQKFSVPVSGTHAHSWVMSFDDELTAFRTYAETFPNACILLVDTYNTLKSGVPNAIKVFDELKAKGIKPKKYGIRLDSGDLAYLSKEAKKMLDAAGYHDAIISASSDLDEYLISTLKQQGTTINLWGVGTRLITSSDCPAFGGVYKLAAKEDENGQVIPKIKLSDNPEKVTNPGLKKIYRIYDEATGKIKADLITLAHEEIDASKPLTLFDPNNTWKRMTLKPGAYGARELLKPIFKDGQNIYQSPTVMEIRAFCQKELETLWPESRRLVNPHVVPVDLSQELFDLKKDMIENIKRNSL; via the coding sequence GTGTTACCTAATGATTTAACGTTACTCACTGATTTGTATCAATTAACCATGATGCAAGGTTATTATAAAGCTGAAAAAGCTAATAGAGAAGTGGTCTTTGATCTCTTCTACCGTACCAATCCTTCTGAAGGCAGTTATGCTATCATGGCTGGTTTAGAGCAAGTTATCGAATATATTGAAAACTTAAGATTTTCTGATGAACAATTAGATTATTTAAGATCACTAAATATCTTTGATGAAGACTTTATTTATTACCTAAAAGAATTTAGATTTACAGGAGATATTTATGCCATCGAAGAAGGCTCTGTCATCTTCCCTAAGGAGCCTTTAATCCGGGTAAAAGCGCCTCTACTAGAAGCACAATTCATTGAAACAACTTTGTTAAATATTATTAACCATCAAAGTCTCATTGCTACTAAGTCCTCTCGGGTATGTTGGGCTGCTAAAGGCGATGGTGTTCTAGAATTTGGTTTAAGACGTGCCCAAGGACCAGATGCAGGTTTATATGGAGCAAGAGCTGCCGTAATTGGTGGCTGCACAGGCACATCTAATGTACTAGCAGGACAAAAGTTTAGTGTCCCTGTATCAGGTACTCATGCTCATAGCTGGGTCATGAGTTTTGACGATGAATTAACTGCATTCAGGACCTATGCTGAAACCTTCCCTAATGCATGTATTCTATTGGTTGATACCTATAATACACTAAAGTCAGGTGTGCCAAATGCTATTAAGGTTTTTGATGAACTTAAAGCAAAGGGTATCAAGCCTAAAAAATATGGGATTCGTTTAGATAGTGGTGATTTAGCGTACCTCTCTAAAGAAGCTAAAAAGATGTTGGATGCAGCAGGTTATCATGATGCTATCATCAGTGCTTCTAGTGATCTAGATGAGTATTTAATAAGTACCCTTAAACAACAGGGTACAACCATTAACCTATGGGGTGTTGGAACTAGACTTATTACTTCTTCGGATTGCCCCGCATTTGGCGGCGTATATAAATTAGCTGCTAAAGAAGATGAAAATGGTCAGGTTATACCTAAGATTAAATTATCTGATAACCCAGAAAAGGTAACTAACCCAGGTCTCAAAAAAATTTATCGTATATATGACGAAGCAACAGGAAAAATTAAAGCTGATCTTATAACATTAGCACATGAAGAGATTGATGCCTCAAAACCGTTGACACTTTTTGACCCAAATAATACATGGAAGCGAATGACCCTTAAACCTGGTGCTTATGGAGCTAGGGAATTGCTAAAACCTATTTTTAAAGATGGACAAAATATCTATCAATCTCCAACAGTTATGGAGATACGTGCTTTTTGTCAGAAGGAACTAGAGACTTTATGGCCTGAATCACGAAGATTGGTTAACCCACATGTTGTTCCAGTGGATTTATCCCAAGAATTGTTTGATTTAAAGAAAGATATGATCGAAAATATTAAGAGAAATAGTTTATAG
- the ileS gene encoding isoleucine--tRNA ligase, with amino-acid sequence MYKKVSTDLNFVAREKEILDFWNNNDIFQKSIEEREGSPVYTFYDGPPTANGKPHIGHVLTRVIKDLIPRYQTMKGHKVLRKAGWDTHGLPVELEVEKLLGLDGKEQIEEYGLEPFIKECKESVWKYKGMWEDFSGKVGFWADMDDPYVTYHNEYIESIWWALKKMWEEDLLYKGYKIVPYCSRCGTPLSSHEVAQGYKDLNEESVYVRFKVVGEDKTYFLAWTTTPWTLPSNVALAVNPNETYVKVESEGNYYILAEALAENVLKAEFTVVETYKGKDLEYKEYEPLFDFVKPNKKAYFVACADYVTLTDGTGIVHTAPAFGEDDANTGRKYDLPFVQLVNEQGTFTEEVPYWKDTFVKETDPEIIKYLDEKGKLYKALEYEHSYPHCWRCDTPLLYYARESWFIRMTAVRDRLIANNKTINWLPAAIGEKRFGDWLENVIDWGISRDRYWGTPLPIWECGCGHRHAIGSIEELKSMSDDCPEDIELHRPYIDEVHIKCPECSEEMTRVENVIDCWFDSGAMPFAQWHYPFENKEIFEENFPANFISEAVDQTRGWFYSLLAISTVLFDEAPFKNVIVLGLVQDENGQKMSKSKGNAVDPFDALDRFGADAIRWYFYTNSAPWLPNKFYNDAVVEGQRKFMGTFWNTYAFYVLYANIDEFDPTQYELDFDKLGLMDKWLLSKLQTTVKEVDTWLSSYRITEAAKSLQVFVDEMSNWYVRRSRERFWANGMPEDKVNAYMTLYTALTTLAKISAPFVPFMAEEIYRNLVVTVDKSAKESVHLCDFPTYKEEWIDKELEENMEELLEVVVLGRACRNSANIKNRQPIGNMYVKAEKVLPDNYVDIITDELNIKEVKFTDDVRDFTTYTFKPDLKVVGPKYGKLVGKIRGALQGIDGNEAMDQLNDDKPLTFDFDGEAVVLAKEDLLIESTHKEGFVTEADKGVTVVLDTNLSDELLEEGFVRELISKIQTMRKEAEFEVMDHIRVFYKDNEKVATIMEANKEYIASEVLADEVSEGSGEGYQKDWKVNGEAVTLTVVRV; translated from the coding sequence ATGTATAAAAAAGTTTCGACGGATTTAAATTTCGTTGCACGTGAAAAAGAAATCCTAGATTTTTGGAATAATAATGACATTTTTCAAAAGAGTATTGAAGAACGAGAAGGATCACCAGTATATACGTTTTATGATGGTCCTCCAACTGCTAATGGTAAGCCACATATCGGTCATGTGTTAACAAGAGTTATCAAAGACTTAATTCCTCGTTACCAGACAATGAAAGGTCATAAAGTATTAAGAAAAGCTGGATGGGATACACATGGTCTTCCAGTAGAGTTAGAAGTAGAGAAATTATTAGGTTTAGATGGTAAAGAACAAATTGAGGAATACGGTTTAGAGCCATTTATCAAAGAATGTAAAGAGAGTGTATGGAAATATAAAGGTATGTGGGAAGATTTCTCAGGAAAAGTTGGTTTCTGGGCGGATATGGATGATCCATATGTAACATACCACAATGAATACATTGAGTCCATCTGGTGGGCGCTTAAGAAAATGTGGGAAGAGGATTTACTATATAAAGGCTATAAAATTGTACCTTACTGTTCACGTTGTGGTACTCCTTTATCATCACACGAGGTAGCTCAGGGTTATAAGGACCTAAATGAAGAATCTGTATATGTTAGATTTAAAGTTGTGGGAGAAGATAAGACTTACTTCCTTGCTTGGACTACAACACCTTGGACACTTCCATCAAACGTAGCTTTAGCTGTTAATCCAAATGAGACTTATGTTAAAGTCGAATCAGAAGGCAATTACTACATTCTTGCAGAAGCTTTAGCTGAGAATGTCTTAAAAGCTGAATTTACAGTAGTAGAAACTTATAAAGGTAAAGATCTTGAATACAAAGAATACGAGCCATTATTTGATTTCGTTAAGCCTAATAAAAAAGCATACTTTGTTGCATGCGCTGATTACGTTACCTTAACAGATGGTACTGGTATCGTTCATACAGCTCCTGCATTTGGTGAAGATGATGCAAATACTGGACGTAAATATGACTTACCATTTGTTCAGTTAGTTAACGAGCAAGGTACATTTACAGAAGAAGTTCCATATTGGAAAGATACATTTGTAAAAGAAACAGATCCAGAAATCATCAAGTATCTTGATGAAAAAGGGAAACTATATAAAGCGCTTGAGTATGAGCATAGCTATCCTCATTGCTGGCGTTGTGATACGCCACTATTATACTATGCTAGAGAATCATGGTTTATCAGAATGACAGCAGTTCGCGATCGCTTGATTGCTAATAATAAGACAATTAACTGGTTACCAGCCGCAATCGGTGAAAAGCGTTTTGGTGATTGGTTAGAAAACGTAATTGATTGGGGAATCAGTCGTGACCGTTATTGGGGTACACCACTTCCTATCTGGGAATGTGGCTGTGGTCATCGTCACGCTATCGGAAGTATTGAAGAATTAAAGTCAATGTCTGATGATTGTCCAGAGGATATAGAATTACACCGTCCTTATATTGACGAAGTGCATATCAAGTGTCCAGAGTGTAGCGAGGAGATGACAAGAGTTGAAAATGTAATCGACTGTTGGTTTGATTCAGGAGCTATGCCTTTTGCACAATGGCACTACCCATTTGAGAATAAAGAAATATTTGAAGAGAACTTCCCAGCTAATTTCATCAGTGAAGCTGTAGATCAAACTCGTGGATGGTTCTATTCACTATTAGCTATCTCAACAGTCTTATTTGATGAAGCACCATTTAAGAATGTTATCGTCCTTGGTCTTGTGCAAGATGAAAATGGACAGAAAATGTCAAAGTCAAAAGGAAATGCAGTAGATCCATTTGATGCTTTAGATCGATTTGGAGCAGACGCAATACGTTGGTATTTCTATACAAACAGTGCACCATGGTTACCTAATAAGTTCTATAATGATGCTGTGGTTGAAGGACAACGAAAGTTCATGGGGACATTCTGGAATACTTATGCCTTTTATGTTCTCTACGCTAATATAGATGAATTTGATCCAACTCAATATGAACTTGATTTTGATAAGTTAGGTTTAATGGATAAATGGTTATTATCCAAGCTACAAACAACTGTTAAAGAAGTTGATACGTGGCTAAGTAGTTACCGTATTACAGAAGCAGCAAAATCATTACAAGTATTTGTTGACGAAATGAGTAACTGGTACGTAAGAAGAAGTAGAGAAAGATTCTGGGCTAATGGTATGCCAGAAGATAAAGTGAATGCATACATGACGTTATATACAGCTTTAACTACTTTAGCGAAGATTTCAGCACCATTCGTTCCATTCATGGCAGAAGAAATCTACAGAAACCTTGTGGTTACTGTGGATAAGTCAGCTAAAGAATCTGTACATTTATGCGACTTCCCAACGTATAAAGAAGAATGGATCGATAAAGAGTTAGAAGAAAATATGGAAGAATTACTTGAGGTAGTTGTTCTAGGTCGTGCTTGTCGTAATTCAGCCAACATTAAAAATCGACAACCAATCGGTAATATGTATGTGAAAGCAGAGAAAGTTCTTCCGGATAACTATGTAGATATCATTACGGATGAATTAAACATCAAAGAAGTTAAGTTTACTGATGACGTTCGTGATTTTACCACTTATACATTTAAGCCTGATCTTAAAGTAGTTGGACCAAAATACGGTAAACTTGTTGGTAAGATTAGAGGAGCTTTACAGGGTATAGATGGTAATGAAGCCATGGATCAATTAAACGATGATAAGCCGCTTACATTTGATTTTGATGGTGAAGCCGTTGTATTAGCTAAAGAGGACTTACTCATTGAATCCACTCACAAAGAAGGTTTTGTAACAGAAGCTGATAAAGGAGTTACTGTAGTATTAGATACTAATCTATCAGATGAACTTCTTGAGGAAGGATTCGTAAGAGAATTAATTAGTAAAATTCAAACAATGCGTAAGGAAGCTGAGTTTGAAGTTATGGATCACATTCGTGTATTCTATAAAGATAATGAAAAAGTTGCTACAATCATGGAAGCAAATAAAGAATATATAGCAAGTGAAGTGCTTGCAGATGAGGTATCAGAAGGTTCCGGTGAAGGGTATCAAAAAGACTGGAAGGTTAACGGAGAAGCTGTTACATTAACAGTAGTAAGGGTATAA
- a CDS encoding ABC transporter substrate-binding protein has translation MRKLWTLLVIVMALSFVGCSQNTETKESSNGNNQTIDNSKTKDDVEDEMEAVELDIFQFKVEIVEQLDSLIADFESEYPYISVNLDTTGGGEDYGAALKARMNSGNMPAIFNVPGPTERQLWFDYLEDLSNEPWVEVTSAGLLDNITQEGKVLGQPMNIEGYGVMYNRTILHEAGITDEEIKGVNSLSALRELFAKVDTKKSELGLEATMGWSVGGTAWWVAAYHTFNVPFAMQEDPLAYVDELNNGTAIIAENERFDEFQNLIDTFIEYSYPDVGSIDYEKQYSDFAAGKTAFMQQGNWTINQLLEIDPELDIAFLPIPLGDGGKNDSIPVGVPNYWVVNSKLDDSVKDAAILFLNYIAMSERGHQFLIDDAKFIPAFTNVDATEADPLAQSILEYSSTGKTIPWVWHAFPAGMNETDAKQAFQDYVSGNKTWIEVLEFLDTKWAEKAQ, from the coding sequence ATGAGAAAATTATGGACACTTTTAGTTATTGTAATGGCACTTTCTTTTGTAGGATGCAGTCAAAACACTGAAACAAAAGAATCAAGTAATGGTAACAATCAAACTATTGATAATTCTAAAACAAAAGATGATGTTGAAGATGAGATGGAAGCTGTTGAATTAGATATATTTCAATTCAAAGTAGAAATTGTAGAACAATTAGATAGTTTAATAGCAGATTTTGAGTCAGAGTACCCATATATCAGTGTTAACTTAGATACAACTGGTGGAGGAGAAGATTATGGTGCAGCACTTAAAGCAAGAATGAACTCTGGTAATATGCCAGCAATATTCAATGTACCTGGACCAACAGAGAGACAATTATGGTTTGATTACTTAGAAGATTTATCGAATGAACCATGGGTTGAAGTAACATCTGCAGGTCTTTTAGATAACATTACTCAAGAAGGTAAAGTGTTAGGTCAACCAATGAACATAGAAGGTTACGGTGTTATGTATAATCGTACAATACTTCATGAAGCTGGAATAACTGATGAAGAAATCAAAGGAGTTAATTCATTATCAGCTTTAAGAGAGTTATTTGCAAAAGTTGATACAAAAAAATCAGAATTAGGTTTAGAAGCTACAATGGGATGGTCAGTTGGTGGAACTGCATGGTGGGTAGCTGCATACCACACATTCAATGTTCCATTTGCTATGCAAGAAGATCCACTTGCATATGTTGATGAATTGAATAATGGAACTGCTATTATTGCTGAGAATGAGAGATTTGATGAGTTTCAAAATTTAATAGATACTTTCATTGAATACAGTTATCCTGATGTTGGATCAATTGATTATGAGAAACAATACAGTGATTTTGCTGCTGGAAAAACTGCATTCATGCAACAAGGTAACTGGACCATTAATCAATTGTTGGAGATTGACCCAGAGTTAGATATTGCATTCTTACCAATTCCACTTGGTGATGGTGGCAAAAATGATTCTATCCCTGTAGGTGTTCCAAATTACTGGGTAGTTAATAGTAAGCTTGATGATAGTGTAAAAGATGCAGCTATACTATTCTTAAACTATATTGCAATGAGTGAACGTGGGCATCAATTCTTGATTGATGACGCAAAATTCATACCAGCGTTTACTAATGTTGATGCAACAGAAGCGGATCCATTAGCACAATCTATTCTAGAGTATTCTTCAACAGGGAAGACAATACCTTGGGTATGGCATGCTTTTCCAGCAGGAATGAATGAAACAGATGCAAAGCAAGCTTTTCAAGACTATGTATCAGGTAACAAGACATGGATTGAAGTTTTAGAATTCTTAGATACTAAATGGGCTGAAAAAGCTCAATAG
- a CDS encoding DMT family transporter, giving the protein MDKELLTRKSAIITLCVICTFLWGSAFPVLKITYRELSISGDDAISRMILAGIRFFLAGILLFILTKVQFKKIERPSKTVLKQLFVLGIFNTTIQYFFFYNGLANTTGIKSAILSSFGTFFVIIAAHFVYHNDKMNLSKVMGLILGFLGIFAVNWKGTSEGLAMDFSFYGEGFLIFSGLTSAFATLYAKKLAKDINPIIMNSWQFLFGSAILLMLGLIAGGGYHLQFTFLAVVLLIYSAFLSATAFTIWFNLLKYNTASSVTIFKFLIPVFGSILSAILIPEEHFTFMIVVGLVCASLGIYMVNRKVAG; this is encoded by the coding sequence ATGGACAAAGAATTATTGACTAGAAAAAGCGCAATTATAACACTTTGTGTTATTTGTACATTCTTATGGGGAAGTGCATTCCCGGTATTAAAGATTACTTATAGAGAATTAAGTATTTCTGGCGACGATGCTATATCTCGTATGATTCTTGCTGGTATACGATTTTTCCTAGCGGGTATCTTATTATTCATCTTAACAAAGGTTCAATTCAAAAAGATTGAAAGACCTTCAAAAACTGTATTGAAGCAATTATTTGTCTTAGGTATATTTAATACAACGATACAATATTTCTTTTTTTATAATGGGTTAGCCAATACAACTGGGATAAAAAGCGCTATTCTTTCTTCCTTTGGCACATTTTTTGTAATCATTGCAGCTCATTTTGTTTATCATAATGATAAAATGAATTTGAGTAAAGTTATGGGCTTGATCCTTGGGTTCTTAGGCATATTTGCTGTTAATTGGAAAGGTACATCAGAAGGTTTAGCCATGGATTTCAGTTTCTATGGTGAGGGGTTTCTTATCTTTTCAGGCTTAACGTCAGCATTTGCAACACTGTATGCTAAGAAGCTGGCCAAAGATATTAATCCAATTATAATGAACAGTTGGCAGTTTTTATTTGGATCAGCGATATTATTAATGTTAGGTCTTATTGCCGGTGGTGGATATCATCTACAATTTACCTTTTTAGCAGTGGTACTTTTAATTTACTCAGCTTTTTTATCTGCAACAGCTTTTACGATTTGGTTTAATCTACTGAAGTATAACACTGCTAGCTCAGTAACCATATTCAAATTTTTAATCCCCGTATTTGGAAGCATATTGTCAGCTATCCTTATACCAGAAGAACATTTTACTTTTATGATCGTAGTCGGTTTAGTTTGTGCTTCTTTAGGTATCTATATGGTTAATAGAAAGGTAGCAGGCTAA
- a CDS encoding carbohydrate ABC transporter permease gives MRNKKIQLIILEVLGVLLGLLYISPFYIIIINSFKSKKEFLLNTLSWPNELLLDNYLKAMDKMGFLTAFKNSLIVTVLSLLLIVILSSMAAWMLARTKSKLSNVIFYSFVAAMLIPFQSVMLPLVDLFGVNKLNLINTHFGIIFMYVGFGASLSVFLFHGFVKSVPISLEEAATIDGCNKLQLYWKIVFPLLKSISVTVAILNGMWIWNDFLLPSLVLQKKELRTLPLSTKYFFGAYQADWTLAMAGLVLAIIPIIIFYLLAQKQIIKGVLAGSIK, from the coding sequence ATGCGTAATAAAAAAATCCAATTAATAATCTTAGAAGTACTAGGTGTTTTATTAGGATTACTTTATATATCACCCTTTTATATAATCATTATTAATAGTTTCAAAAGTAAAAAAGAATTTTTGCTGAATACACTTTCATGGCCAAATGAACTTTTATTGGATAATTATTTAAAGGCTATGGATAAAATGGGTTTTTTAACTGCTTTTAAGAACTCGTTAATTGTTACAGTTTTGAGTTTGTTGTTAATAGTCATTTTATCATCAATGGCGGCATGGATGTTAGCCCGTACTAAATCCAAATTAAGTAATGTAATTTTCTATTCATTTGTAGCAGCCATGTTGATACCTTTTCAATCTGTTATGCTACCTTTAGTTGATCTGTTTGGTGTTAATAAGCTCAATTTGATTAATACACATTTTGGAATCATCTTCATGTATGTGGGCTTTGGAGCAAGCCTTTCAGTCTTCTTATTCCATGGATTCGTAAAATCTGTACCTATATCTTTAGAAGAAGCTGCTACTATTGATGGATGTAATAAACTTCAACTTTATTGGAAGATCGTATTTCCATTATTAAAATCGATATCGGTAACGGTTGCTATTCTTAATGGAATGTGGATTTGGAATGACTTTTTGTTACCTTCATTAGTATTACAGAAGAAAGAATTAAGAACATTACCATTATCCACTAAGTACTTTTTTGGAGCCTATCAAGCAGATTGGACCCTAGCTATGGCAGGACTTGTATTAGCCATTATTCCAATCATTATATTTTACTTATTAGCTCAGAAGCAAATTATTAAAGGTGTCCTTGCTGGTTCAATAAAATAA
- a CDS encoding carbohydrate ABC transporter permease, with protein sequence MKKNVFHDRLAFWGFVGPVLITFIMVVIIPFAMGLYYSFTDWSAIPDNPINYIGFQNYMEVFNDEQFIISFKATIIYTMISVLLINIIGFTLALLVTRKLKTSNLLRTTFFMPNLIGGIILGYVWRFIFMKVFVALASSTGIGFFGLPWLSDATHAIWAMAIVSTWQMGGYIMVIYVAALQGIPEDLLEAAQIDGANAWHRIKAIIFPLVAQAFTVSLFLTISSSFKMFDVNAALTKGDPSRLTELLTLEIYNKAFIESKFGVGQAQAVILFLLISVVSLTQVYLSKKREVEM encoded by the coding sequence ATGAAGAAAAATGTATTTCATGATCGATTAGCTTTTTGGGGGTTTGTTGGTCCCGTTTTAATCACTTTTATAATGGTAGTTATTATTCCGTTTGCTATGGGATTGTATTATTCTTTTACAGACTGGAGTGCTATACCTGATAATCCAATTAATTATATTGGATTTCAAAATTATATGGAAGTTTTTAACGATGAGCAATTTATTATATCATTTAAGGCTACTATCATCTACACGATGATTTCTGTTTTATTAATTAATATAATTGGATTTACATTAGCTTTATTAGTAACAAGAAAACTTAAAACATCCAACTTATTAAGAACTACTTTCTTTATGCCAAATCTTATAGGGGGAATTATTCTTGGTTATGTTTGGCGCTTTATCTTCATGAAAGTATTTGTAGCCCTTGCTAGCAGCACTGGAATAGGATTCTTTGGGCTGCCTTGGCTTAGTGATGCTACCCATGCAATTTGGGCAATGGCCATTGTTAGTACTTGGCAAATGGGTGGCTATATTATGGTTATCTATGTGGCAGCATTACAAGGCATTCCTGAAGATTTATTGGAAGCAGCTCAAATTGACGGTGCAAATGCATGGCATCGAATTAAAGCTATTATTTTCCCACTTGTGGCACAAGCTTTTACTGTAAGTTTATTTTTAACCATATCAAGTTCTTTCAAGATGTTTGATGTCAATGCAGCTTTGACGAAAGGAGACCCTAGTCGGTTAACAGAGTTATTGACTTTAGAAATTTATAATAAAGCCTTCATAGAGTCTAAATTTGGTGTTGGGCAAGCCCAAGCTGTCATACTGTTCTTATTGATTTCAGTAGTTTCTTTAACCCAAGTTTACCTTAGCAAGAAAAGGGAGGTTGAGATGTGA
- a CDS encoding LacI family DNA-binding transcriptional regulator codes for MPTIKDVAKQAGVSVTTVSRVLNNRGYLSDDVKSKVHKAMEEINYQPNEIARSLFRKKSNIIGLIVPSASHPFFAALTNLTEAYAFEKGYKVMLCNSNLDLKKEKEYIEMLKRSQVDGIIMGSHTLDVDDYKALKLPIVTLDRRIDEQIPFVSCDNYQGGQLATELLIQKGCKKIAYIGGNLTLDLLSNKRYDAFEEVANRNDIETVLLETDIKGFNFAEYDDLACKLFEEHPDIDGVFASSDIIASYVIKAAIKNQMNIPDDIKVIGYDNINVAEFMTPELTTIAQPIEIMSKKLVDLLIMQMDSENINVENVFPVKLIQRQTT; via the coding sequence AAAGTCGAAAGTTCATAAAGCTATGGAAGAGATTAACTATCAACCTAATGAAATTGCACGATCTCTCTTTAGAAAAAAATCCAATATTATTGGGCTTATAGTACCAAGTGCATCACATCCTTTTTTTGCCGCTTTAACGAATTTAACTGAAGCTTATGCTTTTGAAAAAGGCTATAAAGTGATGTTATGTAATTCGAATTTAGATCTAAAAAAGGAAAAAGAGTATATTGAAATGCTGAAGCGTAGTCAGGTTGATGGTATCATCATGGGGAGCCATACTTTAGATGTTGATGATTATAAGGCATTGAAATTGCCTATTGTCACCCTTGACCGTCGAATAGATGAGCAGATACCTTTTGTATCATGTGATAACTATCAAGGTGGTCAATTAGCTACAGAATTGTTGATTCAGAAAGGTTGCAAGAAGATTGCTTATATTGGTGGTAATCTAACGTTAGACTTACTTTCGAATAAAAGGTACGATGCTTTTGAAGAAGTTGCAAACCGAAATGATATCGAAACAGTTCTATTAGAAACAGATATAAAAGGATTTAATTTTGCTGAATATGATGATTTGGCATGCAAGCTTTTTGAAGAACATCCAGATATTGATGGTGTGTTTGCTAGCAGTGATATTATTGCATCCTATGTCATTAAAGCTGCGATTAAAAATCAAATGAATATACCAGATGATATAAAAGTCATAGGTTATGATAATATAAATGTGGCTGAATTCATGACGCCTGAGTTGACCACTATTGCACAGCCGATTGAAATTATGAGCAAAAAATTAGTAGATCTCCTCATTATGCAAATGGATTCAGAAAATATTAATGTAGAAAACGTATTTCCTGTTAAATTAATTCAAAGACAAACAACTTGA